Proteins encoded together in one Pseudomonas sp. Seg1 window:
- a CDS encoding DeoR family transcriptional regulator, with amino-acid sequence MSKRNTPQRRHNILALLNEQGEVSVDELAKRFETSEVTIRKDLAALESHGLLLRRYGGAITMPQELVAETAQTVSKYKQAIARAAVKRIREHARIIIDSGSTTAAMIPELGQQPGLVVMTNSLHVANALSELEHEPVLLMTGGTWDPHSESFQGQVAEQVLRSYDFDQLFIGADGIDLLRGTTTFNELLGLSRVMAEVAREVIVMVEADKIGRKIPNLELPWSSVHTLITDDRLSLEARDQIQARGITVICAAVSQEK; translated from the coding sequence ATGTCGAAACGCAATACACCTCAGCGCCGCCACAACATTCTCGCCTTGCTCAACGAGCAGGGCGAAGTCAGTGTGGATGAATTGGCCAAGCGTTTCGAAACCTCCGAAGTTACGATTCGCAAGGATCTCGCCGCGCTTGAGAGTCATGGTCTGCTGCTGCGCCGTTACGGCGGGGCGATCACCATGCCTCAGGAACTGGTCGCCGAAACCGCCCAGACCGTTTCCAAATACAAACAAGCAATCGCTCGCGCAGCGGTGAAGCGCATCCGTGAGCACGCGCGCATCATCATCGACAGCGGCAGCACCACCGCCGCGATGATCCCCGAGCTCGGCCAGCAGCCGGGTCTGGTGGTGATGACCAACTCCCTGCACGTCGCCAACGCCTTGAGCGAACTCGAGCACGAGCCGGTGCTGTTGATGACCGGTGGCACCTGGGATCCGCATTCGGAATCCTTTCAGGGCCAGGTCGCCGAGCAAGTACTACGCTCTTACGACTTCGATCAATTGTTTATCGGCGCCGATGGCATCGACCTGTTGCGCGGTACCACCACGTTCAACGAATTGCTCGGCCTGAGCCGGGTCATGGCTGAAGTGGCGCGTGAAGTCATCGTCATGGTCGAGGCCGACAAGATCGGTCGCAAGATTCCCAACCTGGAGCTGCCATGGAGCAGCGTCCATACCCTAATTACCGATGATCGCCTGTCTCTAGAAGCGCGCGATCAGATTCAGGCCCGCGGTATCACCGTGATTTGCGCGGCTGTCAGTCAGGAGAAATAA
- the glmU gene encoding bifunctional UDP-N-acetylglucosamine diphosphorylase/glucosamine-1-phosphate N-acetyltransferase GlmU: MSLEIVILAAGQGTRMRSALPKVLHPIAGNSMLGHVIHSARQLDPQRIHVVIGHGADVVRERLAADDLNFVLQDKQLGTGHATAQAVPFITADTVLILYGDVPLIEVETLQRLLKHVVPGQMGLLTVELDDPTGYGRIVRDADGKVAAIVEHKDASEAQRAITEGNTGILAVPANRLADWMSRLSNNNAQGEYYLTDVIEMAVSDGLVVATEQPHDPMEVQGANDRKQLSELERHYQLRAGRRLMAQGVTLRDPARFDVRGEVTVGRDVLIDINVILEGNVVIEDDVVIGPNCVIKDSTLRKGVVIKANSHIEGAVLGEGSDAGPFARLRPGTVLEARAHVGNFVELKNAHMGEGAKAGHLTYLGDAEIGARTNIGAGTITCNYDGANKWKTVLGADVFIGSNNSLVAPVDISDGATTAAGSTITQNVDNAQLAVGRARQKNIDGWKRPEKIKKN, from the coding sequence ATGTCTCTCGAAATCGTAATTCTCGCGGCCGGCCAAGGCACTCGCATGCGTTCGGCGCTTCCGAAGGTTCTGCATCCGATTGCCGGTAATTCCATGTTGGGCCATGTTATCCACAGCGCCCGGCAACTTGATCCACAACGCATCCACGTGGTCATTGGCCACGGTGCCGATGTGGTGCGTGAGCGTCTGGCCGCAGACGATCTGAATTTCGTCCTGCAGGACAAGCAATTGGGCACCGGTCACGCGACCGCCCAGGCGGTGCCTTTCATTACCGCAGACACCGTGCTGATCCTTTACGGTGACGTACCGTTGATCGAAGTCGAAACCCTGCAACGTTTGCTCAAGCATGTCGTCCCGGGCCAGATGGGCCTGCTGACGGTCGAACTGGATGATCCGACCGGCTATGGCCGAATCGTGCGGGATGCCGACGGCAAGGTCGCGGCTATCGTCGAGCACAAAGACGCCAGCGAAGCACAGCGCGCAATCACCGAAGGCAACACCGGCATCCTCGCCGTGCCGGCCAATCGCCTGGCCGACTGGATGAGCCGCTTGTCGAACAACAATGCCCAGGGCGAGTATTACCTGACCGACGTGATCGAGATGGCGGTCAGCGATGGTCTGGTCGTGGCCACTGAACAGCCGCACGATCCGATGGAAGTGCAGGGCGCCAATGACCGCAAACAGCTATCGGAGCTGGAGCGGCATTACCAGTTGCGTGCTGGCCGTCGTCTGATGGCGCAGGGCGTGACCCTGCGTGACCCGGCGCGTTTCGATGTACGTGGTGAAGTAACTGTTGGTCGCGATGTGCTGATCGATATCAACGTGATCCTCGAAGGCAACGTAGTCATTGAAGACGACGTGGTGATCGGCCCGAACTGCGTGATCAAGGACAGCACCCTGCGCAAAGGCGTGGTGATCAAGGCCAACTCTCATATCGAAGGCGCGGTGCTGGGTGAGGGCAGTGATGCCGGTCCGTTCGCTCGCCTGCGTCCGGGCACCGTGCTGGAAGCGCGCGCCCATGTGGGTAACTTTGTTGAACTGAAAAACGCCCACATGGGCGAGGGCGCGAAGGCTGGTCACCTGACCTATTTGGGCGATGCCGAAATCGGTGCGCGCACCAACATCGGCGCCGGCACCATCACTTGTAACTACGATGGCGCCAACAAGTGGAAAACCGTGTTGGGAGCGGACGTGTTCATTGGCTCCAATAACTCGTTGGTAGCCCCTGTGGATATCTCTGACGGTGCAACCACTGCTGCCGGATCGACCATTACGCAGAATGTGGATAACGCGCAATTGGCCGTCGGTCGTGCGCGGCAGAAGAACATCGATGGCTGGAAACGGCCGGAGAAGATCAAAAAGAACTGA
- a CDS encoding F0F1 ATP synthase subunit epsilon translates to MAMTVHCDIVSAEGEIFSGLVEMVIAHGALGDLGIALGHAPLITNLKPGPIRLIKQGGEAEVFYISGGFLEVQPNMVKVLADTVQRAADLDEAQAQAALKAAEAALHEKSADFDYGAASARLAEAAAQLRTVQQIRKKFGG, encoded by the coding sequence ATGGCTATGACAGTCCATTGCGATATCGTCAGCGCGGAAGGGGAAATCTTTTCCGGCCTGGTCGAGATGGTGATTGCGCACGGTGCACTGGGTGATCTTGGTATCGCTCTGGGTCACGCGCCGCTGATCACTAATCTGAAGCCAGGTCCGATCCGCCTGATCAAGCAAGGCGGGGAAGCCGAGGTGTTCTACATCTCCGGTGGTTTCCTCGAGGTTCAGCCGAACATGGTCAAGGTGCTTGCCGATACCGTGCAACGTGCCGCCGACCTGGATGAAGCTCAGGCCCAAGCAGCTCTCAAGGCTGCCGAGGCTGCTCTGCATGAGAAGAGCGCAGATTTCGATTACGGAGCTGCGTCCGCACGTCTGGCCGAGGCTGCAGCTCAGCTGCGCACCGTCCAGCAGATCCGCAAGAAGTTTGGCGGTTAA